Genomic window (Paraburkholderia phenazinium):
TGCAAGTCCACCGTGATCTGGCCGAACTTCTGCTGATTCGCGAGCTTGATCGCTTCCTCGGCGTTATGCGCTTCGGCCACCGTAAAACCGCGCCGCGTCAGACCGCGCGCGAGGATGCCGGAGAACACTTCGTCGTCGTCGATCACCAGAAAATTCATGTCGCTCATGCCTGTTTCTCCGTATTGGATGGCGCGGCGCCTGTAGGGCCCACACCGGATGATTGTCGACCCGCCACGGGCAGCCGCAGCACTGCACGCGTGCCGCGCGGTCTGGTCTCCTTGACGTCGGTCAGCTCGATCGAACCGCGAAGCCGTGCCGCCGCCGAAAACGCCAGATACAGGCCCACGCCATGGCCGCCTTGGGTGCTGTCGACCGGCATCGCCCCAAGCGAGCCGCGCAACGACGCCGGAATACCCGGCCCGGCGTCGCAAACTTCAAATTCGATCCGCTCGTCCTGCTGCGACAGCGTGGCCGCCAGCGTCACGTGATCACGGCTCGCTCGCGCTGCATTGTCCAGCAGGATCGTGAGAATCTGGCTGACCGCGACCGTATCGTCAAGGTCGACTCCGGCCGGCGGCGTACCCAGGCGCTCGAATTTGACGTGCGGATGGCGCAAACGCCACTGCTGCGCGAACGACTCGAGCCATTCGCCGACCGGCTGCCGGCTCCCGGGCGTCGATGCGCGCGAGCGTAGGCGTGCCAGCGCCGACGTGCACAGCGTCATCTGCTGCTCGAGCAATTCCAGGTCGGCGCTATAGGGGGCAAGGCCCGCGTCGCTGCGCGCCGCATCGCGCAACTCTTCGGACAGCATAGCAATGGTCGACAACGGCGTACCGATCTCGTGGGCGACCGTCGCCGCCTGCACGCCGAGGGCCACCGCGCGTTCGTCGCGCAGCAGGCGTTGCTGGGCGTCGCCGAGCGCTGCGTCACGTTGACGCAGCGCTCGCGACATCCGCGCGACGAACCATGCAATCAGGCCGACACTCACCGTGAAGTTCACCCACATGCCGGCGCGGTAGTAGTCGAACAGGTTGGCGGGATTGTCGAGATTCAGCGGCACGGAATCGAAGCCGAGCACGGCATAGCAGGCCACCGCGAAGCCGGCGAGCCACAACATCAGGTGCCACGGCAGCACGGCGGCGGCGATCGCCAGCGAGGGCAGATAAAGCGAGACGAACGGATTGGTCGTGCCGCCCGAGAGAAACAGCAGTGCCGACAGCGCGCCGAGATCGACCCAGAGTTGGCCGAACAATTCGAGATTGGACTCGGGCCGTTGCTTCGAGACGCGCAGCCAGGTGAGGCCGTTGAATACCGTTTCGAGGCCGATGACGAGCAGCATGGCCGGCAGCGGCAAATGCACGCCGACAAAGGTCTGCACGACCGCGATGGTCACCAGTTGGCCGATAATCGCGAGACTGCGCAGCCAGAACAGATGTCCCAGGTTGACCCGGCCGGTGTTGGTTATACGATGCATGACGCCAGTTTACCTGTTCGGAGTTGTCCGACCCACTGCGTTGGGGTTCGACGGTACCATCGACCGCTTGACAAAAAATCGCGACAGCGCCTGGACCGATTCATGCCGCCTATGATTTCCGACTCCGGCCACCCTGCGTGGCCCGCGTTTCTCACTTTCCTGCAGCGTGCCGCGCTGGCACAGCACAACGGCCAGGCCGAAGCGCGCGCTATCTGGCTCGAAGCCGCGGCGCTCCTGCAAGCCGTCGACCACGACGCGACCGAGCGCATCACCCGCGGTTTGCTTGAGCAACGCCGGCATGAGGACGCCGTCGCATTCGCCGCCATTATTGCGCAACTGCGGCCCGATGAAGCCATCGCCAGCTTCCGCCTCGGCTACGCGCTGCAGTTGGCGAACCGGCACCGCGACGCACTCGCGCCGTATCGCCATGCGCTCGCTCTCGATCCACAACTGCCGCAACTGCGCACCAATCTGGCTGGCGCGCTCTCGCTTGCCGGAGGCGACCTCACCGAGCAGGTCGCGCTGCTGGAAAGCGCGCTCCAGGCCGACCCGCTCGACAGCAACGCCTGGACCAATCTCGCCCAGGCGAGCCGCTTCGCGATGGACTTGCCGCGCGCGCTGGAAGCGGGCGCCCGCGCCGTCGAACTGGCGCCCGACAGTCCGCTCGCGCTGAACAACTATGCGCTGGCGCTCAAGGAAGCGCAACGCTGGGACGAGGCCGTCGGGCACACGCAAGCCGCCTGCGAGCACGCCCCTGGCGACCCCACGATGCGCTCGAACCTGGCAATGCTGCAGCTCGTGCGTGGCGACTACGTCAATGGCTGGCCGGCTCACGAAGCGCGCTGGCAGGGTTCTCAGGAACTGGGCGGCAACCGGCCGGCAATGCCGGCGCCGCAATGGCAGGGCGAGCCGCTCGCCGGCAAGACACTGCTGGTGTGGGGCGAACAGGGCATGGGCGATCTCCTGCAGTGCTGCCGCTACATCCCACTGCTGGCGGCGCGCGTGCATGCGCAAGGGGGCCGTGTCGTCTGGAACTCGTTCCCGCAGATGGGGGCGCTCCTCGCGCGCAGCCTCGGCGGCCACGTGGACGATTACTCGGCGGGCGGCGGCGTCGAGACGCTGCCCGCATTCGACTACGAGATCCCGCTGATGAGCGTGCCGCTCGTGCTCGGCACGCTCGACGACACCCTTCCCGGCATGGTGCCCTACCTGCAGCCGGATGCCGCCGCCAGCGCCGCCTGGCAGGCGCGCCTCGCCGGCGAAAAGCGGCTCAAGGTGGGACTGGCGTGGACCGGCAGCCTCAATCACCAGCGCAATCCGTTCCGGGCGGTGGGCTGGGAGCGCTTTGCAACGGCCTTTCGTGGCATCGGCGGCGCGGCGTTCTATTCGCTGCAGCCGGGCGCCACGGCCGATGTGGCCGCCGCGCAAACAGCCGGCCTGCCGATGATCGATTACACCGCCGAGCTGAAAAGTTTCGACGACACCGCGGCCTTCGTCAGCGCGCTCGATCTGGTGATTACGGTCTGCACCTCGGTCGCCCATCTGGGTGGCGCGATCGGCCAGCGCACCTGGGTGCTGCTCGACGTCAATCCGCACTGGACATGGCTGCTGGAACGGCGCGACAACCCGTGGTATCCCACCGCGACGCTGTACCGCCAGCGCCAGTTCGGCGAGTGGGCGCCGGTGCTGGACGAGGTGACGCGCGATCTGGCGGCGCTCGCCGGCCAGCCTCGGTAGGGCCGAGCGGTACATGGTGCCGCGTTAGTGCCAGCAACGAAGCACGCGACGCGCCGACCGGCATAGGCAAAGCGCAGGCAAACTCACGCCGGGCCTCGCGCCCCTCAGGCCCTTCACGTCCCTTAAGCCCCTCAGCCCGCTTCACCCCCAACCACACGTCCCGCCTGCACGCGGGCAATCTCAGCCGCAAGGCACTCCGGGCACAGGCAGCGGCCGCCCGGCTCCAGCCGGTCTGCGGGCAACGCCGGCATCGCCTTGCACCAGCAGTCGAACGGCTGCCCGTGCATGGCGCAGTCGAACACACTGGCGCAACGCGGGCAGCGCGCGCTCGTCGCATGCGTCGGGTCAACGGGCGGATTCATGGCACATCCCGAATGGAGTTACCGGACATCCGGTCAGGAAATAATGCCACGTCTGGCGAGCCGCCTGAAAGCGCGGTCTCGCCGCCGGCGGCACACCCCTGCAAATACCCCGCAAATGCCCTCGGAACCGCCTCCAAAGTGGCGTGCGCGCAACGTCCATTGCGCAGTGCGGAAGCGCGGCGGCACTCGTCGCCGGAACGCATATGGAAAACCCTGTTGCAGCGCGCCAGTCCTGTACAATTCGCCGTGTTTCAACTGTTCCGTGCCTGAGCCCTGCCGCCATGTCCGAAATTCCCGACCTTTCGCAGATCGCCCCCACCCTGAAGGCTGAAATTCTGGCCGAGGCGCTGCCTTATATTCGCCAGTATCACGGCAAGACCGTGGTCATCAAATACGGCGGCAACGCAATGACCGAGGAGCGTCTGAAGCAAGGCTTCGCGCGCGACGTCATTCTGCTGAAGCTGGTCGGTATCAATCCGGTCATCGTGCACGGCGGCGGTCCCCAGATCGACCAGGCGCTCAAGAAAATCGGCAAGCAGGGCACCTTCATCCAGGGCATGCGCGTCACGGACGAAGAGACGATGGAAGTCGTCGAATGGGTGCTCGGCGGCGAAGTCCAGCAGGACATCGTCACGCTGATCAATCACTTCGGCGGTCACGCCGTGGGTCTCACCGGCAAGGACGGCGGCCTGATCCACGCCCGCAAGATGCTGATGCCGGATCGCGAGAACCCCGGCCAGTATGTCGA
Coding sequences:
- a CDS encoding ATP-binding protein; translated protein: MHRITNTGRVNLGHLFWLRSLAIIGQLVTIAVVQTFVGVHLPLPAMLLVIGLETVFNGLTWLRVSKQRPESNLELFGQLWVDLGALSALLFLSGGTTNPFVSLYLPSLAIAAAVLPWHLMLWLAGFAVACYAVLGFDSVPLNLDNPANLFDYYRAGMWVNFTVSVGLIAWFVARMSRALRQRDAALGDAQQRLLRDERAVALGVQAATVAHEIGTPLSTIAMLSEELRDAARSDAGLAPYSADLELLEQQMTLCTSALARLRSRASTPGSRQPVGEWLESFAQQWRLRHPHVKFERLGTPPAGVDLDDTVAVSQILTILLDNAARASRDHVTLAATLSQQDERIEFEVCDAGPGIPASLRGSLGAMPVDSTQGGHGVGLYLAFSAAARLRGSIELTDVKETRPRGTRAVLRLPVAGRQSSGVGPTGAAPSNTEKQA
- a CDS encoding cysteine-rich CWC family protein codes for the protein MNPPVDPTHATSARCPRCASVFDCAMHGQPFDCWCKAMPALPADRLEPGGRCLCPECLAAEIARVQAGRVVGGEAG
- the argB gene encoding acetylglutamate kinase, whose translation is MSEIPDLSQIAPTLKAEILAEALPYIRQYHGKTVVIKYGGNAMTEERLKQGFARDVILLKLVGINPVIVHGGGPQIDQALKKIGKQGTFIQGMRVTDEETMEVVEWVLGGEVQQDIVTLINHFGGHAVGLTGKDGGLIHARKMLMPDRENPGQYVDIGQVGEVEAINPAVVKALQDDAFIPVISPIGFGEDGLSYNINADLVAGKLAVVLNAEKLVMMTNIPGVMDKEGNLLTDLSAREIDSLFADGTISGGMLPKISSALDAAKSGVRSVHIIDGRIEHSVLLEILTEQPFGTMIRSH